From Acinetobacter sp. ASP199, the proteins below share one genomic window:
- the rseP gene encoding RIP metalloprotease RseP, with translation MNALFIIAAAILLLGPLIAIHEFGHYFVARKLGVKVLVYSIGFGPTLIKWTSKKSGIQYQLSALPFGGYVKMLDEREGNVPEDDLPKAFNRQHPWKRIAIVAAGPLINLFFAVILFWILFLPAQEQLNTRVGQVLPNTPAAAVQMQQGDKITAVDGTEVATWEKLNYALVDRVGETGQITIQAERDGQIQSFQLPIQNFLKDQSQSPLDTLGFIPYRPEIPAVVSKLSEDGAAIRQGIKEGDKIIAIDGVAMKNWFDVVQVVQASPEILLKIDVLRNNQVVHLQVMPQAKRDNMGKVTGMLGVQSDPGQITIPAEYKQTIQYSPTEALVMAFDKTTQLSSMILNSIVKMVRGLIGLDNLSGPITIAKVAGQSAEMGWQTFISFMALMSVSLGILNLLPIPMLDGGHLVYYFIELLRGKPVSEQIQLVGLKIGMVLLGSMMLLALFNDFMRL, from the coding sequence ATGAACGCCTTGTTTATTATCGCAGCTGCAATTCTGTTATTAGGTCCCTTGATTGCGATCCATGAATTTGGACATTATTTTGTAGCTCGAAAACTTGGCGTAAAGGTTTTGGTTTATTCGATTGGATTTGGTCCAACGCTGATCAAATGGACTTCAAAAAAGTCTGGTATTCAGTATCAGCTTTCTGCTTTGCCGTTTGGCGGCTATGTCAAAATGCTGGATGAGCGTGAAGGTAACGTGCCTGAAGATGATTTACCTAAAGCATTTAACCGCCAACATCCATGGAAGCGCATCGCTATTGTTGCGGCTGGTCCTTTAATTAATCTTTTCTTTGCAGTGATCCTGTTCTGGATTTTGTTTTTACCTGCCCAAGAGCAGTTAAATACCCGTGTAGGTCAAGTGCTGCCTAATACACCTGCCGCTGCTGTACAGATGCAGCAAGGTGATAAAATTACCGCGGTAGATGGCACCGAAGTGGCAACTTGGGAAAAGCTGAATTATGCCTTGGTTGATCGTGTCGGTGAAACTGGCCAGATTACAATTCAGGCTGAACGTGATGGGCAGATACAAAGTTTCCAATTGCCGATTCAGAATTTTCTGAAAGATCAGTCACAGTCTCCACTAGATACTTTAGGTTTTATCCCGTATCGTCCAGAAATCCCAGCAGTGGTATCTAAGCTGAGTGAAGATGGGGCTGCAATCCGTCAAGGCATAAAGGAAGGTGACAAGATCATTGCCATTGATGGTGTGGCGATGAAAAACTGGTTTGATGTGGTACAGGTCGTACAGGCATCACCAGAAATATTATTAAAAATAGATGTGTTACGTAATAACCAGGTGGTGCATTTACAGGTGATGCCACAGGCGAAACGTGACAATATGGGTAAAGTGACGGGTATGCTGGGTGTGCAAAGTGACCCAGGCCAAATCACGATCCCGGCAGAATATAAACAAACAATTCAATACAGTCCGACTGAAGCACTGGTCATGGCTTTTGACAAAACGACGCAACTGTCTTCGATGATTCTAAATTCGATCGTGAAAATGGTTCGTGGCCTGATTGGTCTGGATAATTTATCTGGTCCAATCACGATTGCTAAAGTTGCAGGTCAGAGTGCGGAAATGGGTTGGCAAACTTTTATTTCCTTTATGGCGCTAATGAGTGTAAGTTTAGGGATATTAAATTTACTGCCGATTCCAATGCTTGATGGCGGACATCTGGTTTACTATTTTATCGAATTATTACGTGGTAAACCTGTTTCTGAACAAATACAATTGGTTGGCTTAAAAATTGGTATGGTATTGCTAGGTAGTATGATGCTACTTGCACTATTCAATGATTTTATGCGTTTATAA
- the bamA gene encoding outer membrane protein assembly factor BamA, whose amino-acid sequence MQHTHLFMPLALVSAMAVAQQVYAADEFVVQDIKFDGLVRLTPENVYGLVPINSGDRVNDPIIANAIRSLYASGLFDDIKATQAGNTLIFQVVERPVISKIELKGNKLIPKEALEEGLKKMGLAEGEVLKKSALQTVETELEQQYMQQGRYDADITVKTTPKPNNRVDLLIEFVEGKAAKVFDINIIGNTVFKEDEIKQAFAIKESSWNSIISRNDRYAREKMAASLEALRAMYLNRGYINFNINNSSLNLSEDKKNVFIEVSVDEGEQFKFGETKFLGDALYSTDELKVLQLYKDGEIYSQEKVNAVKQLLLRKYGNAGYYFAEVNVVPEINKDTKLVDLNYYINPGQQVTVRRINFTGNTKTADEVLRREMRQMESALASNEKIDLSKVRLERTGFFKTVDIKPARIPGSPDQIDLNVAVEEQHSGTSTLAVGFSQSGGVTFQAGLSQTNFLGTGNSVSVDLSRSETQDYYNLSVTDPYFTIDGVRRGYNLYYRKTKLDDDYNVNNYVTDSFGGGINFGYPIDENQSVSFGLNIDQTEVTTGEWVSTYVRDYLLANGGKSTSTNDVCIGVWDPVFGDPEDPDRVTGRVCNGQSIEDVPNKFKGDFLTYNLNLGWSYNTLNRPIFPTTGMSHRVNGEIALPGSDVEYQKLTYDAQAYFPLGKNFVARGYGKLGYGNDLPFYKNFYAGGFGSVRGFENSTLGPKYPSVINTNNRKNDSDPEEVGGNALVQFGAELALPVPFKGDWARQVRPVIFAEGAQVFDTNCDVPKGNIYLGPQNIETDAKQYCKDNFGFELDNMRYSVGAGFTWITMIGPLSLSYAYPLNDKKGDDTKSIQFEIGRTF is encoded by the coding sequence ATGCAGCACACACATTTATTTATGCCTTTGGCACTCGTTAGTGCTATGGCAGTTGCACAACAAGTATATGCAGCAGATGAATTCGTAGTACAAGATATAAAATTTGACGGACTGGTTCGTCTCACTCCCGAAAATGTGTATGGCCTGGTGCCAATCAACAGTGGTGACCGTGTCAATGATCCAATTATTGCCAATGCGATCCGGAGTCTGTACGCCTCAGGCTTGTTTGATGATATCAAGGCAACCCAAGCTGGAAATACTTTAATATTCCAGGTGGTTGAGCGCCCAGTTATTTCCAAAATCGAACTAAAAGGCAACAAGCTGATTCCGAAGGAAGCTTTGGAAGAAGGTTTGAAAAAAATGGGTCTTGCTGAAGGTGAGGTTCTAAAAAAATCTGCTCTGCAAACTGTAGAAACCGAGCTTGAACAGCAATATATGCAGCAAGGTCGTTATGATGCAGACATTACAGTAAAGACCACGCCGAAGCCAAATAACCGTGTCGATCTTCTGATTGAATTTGTGGAAGGTAAGGCTGCAAAAGTTTTTGACATTAATATTATTGGGAATACGGTCTTTAAAGAAGATGAGATCAAGCAGGCTTTTGCAATCAAGGAAAGCTCTTGGAACTCGATTATTTCCCGTAATGACCGTTATGCACGTGAGAAAATGGCAGCAAGCCTTGAGGCTTTGCGTGCCATGTACCTGAACCGTGGCTATATCAACTTCAATATCAATAACTCAAGTCTGAACCTGAGTGAAGATAAGAAAAACGTCTTTATTGAAGTATCGGTAGATGAAGGTGAGCAGTTCAAATTTGGTGAGACCAAATTCCTGGGTGATGCGCTTTATTCAACTGATGAACTCAAAGTTTTACAATTATATAAAGATGGTGAAATCTATTCACAAGAAAAAGTGAATGCGGTTAAACAGTTATTGCTACGTAAATATGGTAATGCTGGCTATTACTTTGCAGAAGTGAATGTTGTTCCAGAAATTAATAAAGACACCAAACTGGTTGATTTAAACTATTACATCAATCCAGGCCAGCAGGTGACTGTACGTCGAATTAATTTCACTGGTAATACCAAAACTGCGGATGAAGTATTACGTCGTGAAATGCGTCAGATGGAAAGCGCACTGGCGAGTAACGAAAAAATTGATCTGTCTAAGGTCCGTCTGGAACGTACTGGTTTCTTTAAAACTGTAGATATTAAGCCAGCGCGTATTCCAGGTTCACCAGACCAGATTGACTTAAATGTGGCAGTAGAAGAACAGCATTCAGGTACAAGTACCTTGGCAGTTGGTTTCTCGCAAAGTGGTGGTGTAACCTTCCAGGCAGGTTTAAGTCAAACTAACTTCCTGGGTACAGGGAATAGTGTATCGGTTGATCTATCTCGTTCTGAAACTCAAGATTACTATAACCTGAGTGTAACCGATCCATACTTTACCATTGATGGTGTACGTCGCGGTTATAATCTGTATTACCGTAAAACCAAACTGGATGATGACTATAACGTCAACAACTATGTAACAGATAGTTTTGGTGGTGGGATTAACTTTGGTTATCCAATCGATGAAAATCAGAGTGTTAGTTTTGGTCTGAATATTGATCAGACTGAAGTGACTACAGGTGAATGGGTATCAACATACGTTCGGGATTATCTGTTGGCAAATGGTGGAAAGTCGACCAGTACAAATGATGTATGTATTGGTGTTTGGGATCCAGTATTTGGAGATCCAGAAGATCCTGATCGTGTAACAGGCCGTGTGTGTAATGGTCAAAGTATTGAAGATGTGCCTAATAAATTCAAAGGTGATTTCTTAACGTATAACCTTAATTTGGGCTGGTCATATAACACCTTAAACCGCCCAATTTTTCCAACAACGGGTATGTCGCATCGAGTCAATGGTGAAATCGCTTTACCTGGTAGTGATGTTGAATACCAAAAACTAACTTATGATGCTCAGGCTTATTTCCCATTAGGCAAGAATTTTGTAGCGCGTGGTTATGGTAAGTTGGGTTATGGGAATGATCTGCCATTCTACAAAAACTTCTATGCGGGTGGTTTTGGTTCGGTTCGTGGTTTTGAAAACAGTACTTTAGGGCCTAAATACCCGAGTGTAATTAATACTAATAATAGAAAAAATGACTCTGATCCTGAAGAAGTGGGTGGGAATGCCTTGGTCCAGTTTGGTGCTGAGCTGGCACTTCCAGTACCATTTAAGGGTGATTGGGCACGTCAGGTACGTCCAGTGATCTTTGCTGAAGGTGCACAGGTGTTTGATACAAATTGTGATGTTCCTAAGGGAAATATTTATTTAGGCCCTCAAAACATAGAGACTGATGCAAAGCAATATTGTAAAGATAACTTTGGTTTTGAGCTGGATAACATGCGTTATAGCGTCGGTGCTGGTTTTACCTGGATTACTATGATTGGTCCATTATCACTCAGTTATGCATATCCGTTGAATGATAAAAAAGGTGATGATACCAAGAGTATTCAATTCGAAATTGGTCGTACCTTCTAA
- a CDS encoding OmpH family outer membrane protein — translation MKKIMMVAMGIALASVTSMVQAAGVGVIDLERLVENSTYLKQQNTSFQQNLKPQTAKIEQLNKELEAIQQRAQANPKMSAADKKKLEEQYQAKFKELGQLQQAAQASAQSSIQQIRTVFDARVKQVAEQLRQENKLDVVLNKNSALAYDPKYDLTDKMIQKVNAIK, via the coding sequence ATGAAAAAAATCATGATGGTGGCGATGGGTATCGCTTTAGCAAGTGTTACATCAATGGTGCAAGCAGCCGGGGTTGGGGTCATTGATCTGGAACGTTTGGTGGAAAATAGTACCTATCTGAAACAGCAAAATACGTCATTCCAGCAGAATCTCAAACCACAAACAGCCAAAATTGAGCAGCTTAATAAAGAACTAGAAGCTATTCAGCAGCGTGCTCAGGCGAATCCTAAAATGAGCGCGGCAGATAAGAAAAAGCTAGAAGAGCAATATCAGGCAAAATTTAAAGAGTTAGGTCAATTACAGCAAGCTGCACAGGCTAGTGCGCAAAGCTCTATTCAGCAAATTCGTACTGTATTTGATGCGCGTGTGAAGCAAGTGGCTGAACAATTGCGCCAAGAAAACAAGCTTGATGTAGTTTTGAATAAAAATAGCGCGCTTGCCTATGACCCTAAGTATGATTTAACTGATAAAATGATTCAAAAGGTTAATGCAATTAAATAA
- the ispC gene encoding 1-deoxy-D-xylulose-5-phosphate reductoisomerase — protein MSQAVCILGATGSIGQSTLKILQRHPEAYNVYAVTAQSRIVELVEICKQFRPKIAVVPASKVDELAQLLKQQQLSDIEILSDEAGLIAVAEHPEVDVVMAAIVGAAGLLPTLAAVKAGKRVLLANKEALVMSGDIMMQAARDHGALLLPVDSEHNAIFQCLPANYFDAERNGQPKLGVQQILLTASGGPFLNHSFEQLQTVTPAQACKHPNWSMGQKISVDSATLMNKGLELIEACHLFAVKEQFVTVVVHPQSIIHSMVQYVDGSTLAQMGNPDMCTPIAHALAWPERISTHVSPLDLFVNSQLNFQQPDTQRFPTLKLARQAMQHGGIAPAILNAANEIAVAAFLHEKITFTQIPQIVEHTLNSMDNQTADQLGVILQADQQARDIARQYVVNKGS, from the coding sequence ATGTCACAAGCTGTTTGTATACTGGGTGCTACAGGTTCTATTGGTCAAAGTACTTTAAAAATCCTGCAGCGACATCCTGAAGCCTACAACGTGTATGCTGTGACTGCACAAAGCCGTATTGTTGAACTGGTCGAGATCTGTAAGCAGTTTCGACCAAAAATTGCTGTTGTGCCAGCCTCTAAAGTAGATGAGCTTGCGCAATTGCTGAAACAGCAGCAGTTATCCGACATTGAAATTTTATCAGACGAAGCAGGCTTGATTGCTGTTGCCGAACATCCAGAAGTAGATGTAGTCATGGCAGCGATTGTTGGTGCAGCTGGTCTTTTGCCAACGTTGGCTGCGGTTAAAGCAGGAAAACGGGTACTGCTGGCCAATAAAGAAGCATTGGTAATGTCCGGTGACATTATGATGCAGGCTGCTCGTGATCATGGGGCTTTATTGCTACCTGTGGACTCAGAGCACAATGCGATTTTCCAGTGTTTACCTGCGAATTACTTTGATGCTGAGCGCAACGGTCAGCCAAAACTGGGTGTACAGCAGATTCTGTTAACCGCATCTGGTGGTCCATTTTTAAATCATAGCTTCGAACAGCTACAAACGGTCACACCAGCACAAGCTTGCAAGCATCCAAACTGGTCTATGGGGCAGAAAATTTCGGTAGATTCAGCAACCTTGATGAATAAAGGTTTGGAACTGATTGAAGCCTGTCATTTATTTGCAGTAAAAGAACAATTTGTTACAGTTGTGGTGCATCCACAGAGTATTATTCACTCCATGGTTCAATATGTGGATGGTTCAACTTTGGCACAAATGGGTAACCCGGATATGTGTACCCCGATTGCACATGCCTTGGCATGGCCAGAGCGGATCAGTACGCATGTTTCTCCATTGGATTTATTTGTAAATTCACAACTGAATTTCCAGCAACCGGATACCCAGCGTTTCCCTACATTAAAACTGGCACGCCAGGCGATGCAGCACGGCGGGATTGCGCCAGCTATTCTGAATGCAGCCAATGAAATTGCCGTGGCCGCATTTTTGCATGAAAAAATTACTTTCACTCAAATACCTCAGATAGTTGAACATACGCTGAATTCGATGGACAATCAGACAGCAGATCAGCTGGGAGTGATTCTTCAGGCTGACCAACAGGCGCGTGATATCGCCCGTCAATACGTTGTGAATAAAGGAAGTTAA